The Candidatus Zixiibacteriota bacterium sequence GCGATGATCGCGCGTGCCGAGGAGGATGGACGCTTGAAGCCGGGATACACGATTGTCGAATACACCGGCGGCAGCACCGGCATATCGCTCGCGCTGATTTGTGTCGCGAAAGGATACCGTCTTCGCATCGTCACCTCCGATGCGTTCAGTCAGGAGAAGCGGCGGCAGATGGCGGCGTTCGGCGCGGAACTGACGCTGGTCCCCAGCGAGGGCGGCAAGACAACCAAGAAGCTGATTTTGGACATGATCGAAGCGGCCCGGCAGATCAGCCGCGAGCCGAACACCTATTGGACCGACCAGCTCAGCAATACAGATAGTATCACCGGGTATTATCCGTTGGGCGAGGAGATTTGGAGCCAGACTAACGGCAAGGTCGATGCATTTGTACACTCTGTCGGCACGGCGGCGTCATCGCGCGGTGTCGTCACGGTGTTGAAGCGGCACAATCCGAAGCTGAAGTTTGTCGCGGTCGAACCAGCCGAATCCGCGGTGCTCTCCGGCGGTCAGCCCGGACCTCACAAGATCGAAGGAGTCGGGATCGGCTACATTGCGCCGCTGTGGGACCCCAATCTCGCCGACGAAATCATCGCAGTGAAAACCGACGACGCCAAGGCAATGGCCCGACGCCTCGCCCGCGAAGAGGGCCTCTTCGCGGGCACATCATCCGGCGCGAATGTCATCGCCGCGATCCAAGTCGCCGAACGCCGCGGCCCCGACGCCATCGTGGTCACGCTGATGGTGGACTCGGGGCTGAAGTATTTGAGTACGGATGTATTTGGGGGATGATCTGGAGCGGTAGTGAGCATCCCCACAGAAAGTTGTGGAGCACCAGTGCGTCAAGACACCGACTTGATTA is a genomic window containing:
- a CDS encoding cysteine synthase family protein, whose product is MYSSPSILSAIGNTSMVQLRKVVPPGCARIFAKLEWENPTGSMKDRLAQAMIARAEEDGRLKPGYTIVEYTGGSTGISLALICVAKGYRLRIVTSDAFSQEKRRQMAAFGAELTLVPSEGGKTTKKLILDMIEAARQISREPNTYWTDQLSNTDSITGYYPLGEEIWSQTNGKVDAFVHSVGTAASSRGVVTVLKRHNPKLKFVAVEPAESAVLSGGQPGPHKIEGVGIGYIAPLWDPNLADEIIAVKTDDAKAMARRLAREEGLFAGTSSGANVIAAIQVAERRGPDAIVVTLMVDSGLKYLSTDVFGG